One stretch of Paenibacillus sp. FSL R5-0341 DNA includes these proteins:
- a CDS encoding GHKL domain-containing protein: MDTYMIFSIIFVTLLMAFQANFFFDSVLGKSRRKSHRAIYFIVFILLCYFYLVSSFSDIVSTAVALLLFFSLAQSYEVEFKIKLVFTILYAVLITMANTIAVYILGVLESTEFISWEQFNGENHWILSKVMLVGCSIMFIVIQIVRLVAKRRSFTVHYRYYLLFLIVPIITIYQINVASIYSEKNIFYVFSVLGSLFLNVFIVYVFDNMVEKVQLVHENAQLQRQMDYQDANYEKTVHSYKSIKSIIHDINQQFLYIDECIQRNELAAAGDHIKSTLNTIEGAYQRVNSGNLVIDALVTNTLAMGQANGIKIDTKIQLHSQHVQIDRYDLCVVLGNMLDNAIEASKKVRQAEDRYILIAIHSTSSALVIQIMNHVGQPIVDLKSEKPNPEYHGIGLTNISRMCEKYGGHMSIEHQHRKFNNMVVLPFHTDNP; the protein is encoded by the coding sequence TGTTGGGCAAGTCCAGGCGGAAGTCGCATAGAGCTATTTATTTTATCGTTTTTATTCTGCTTTGTTATTTTTATTTGGTTTCTTCCTTCTCGGACATCGTTTCTACTGCTGTTGCCCTGCTATTATTCTTCAGTCTGGCACAATCCTATGAAGTGGAGTTCAAAATCAAACTTGTTTTTACCATCCTGTATGCGGTTCTGATTACGATGGCGAATACGATAGCTGTATATATTCTCGGAGTTTTGGAATCCACAGAATTCATCTCATGGGAACAGTTCAACGGAGAAAACCACTGGATTCTATCCAAAGTGATGCTGGTTGGTTGTAGTATCATGTTCATTGTTATTCAAATTGTACGTTTAGTGGCCAAACGCAGAAGCTTTACCGTGCATTATCGTTATTATTTGCTGTTTCTCATCGTACCTATTATTACAATCTATCAGATCAATGTGGCCTCCATATATAGTGAAAAAAACATATTCTACGTCTTTTCTGTACTAGGCTCTCTATTTCTCAACGTGTTCATTGTTTATGTATTCGATAATATGGTGGAAAAGGTACAGCTTGTGCATGAAAATGCCCAGTTACAGCGTCAGATGGACTATCAGGATGCCAACTATGAGAAGACCGTTCACAGTTACAAAAGCATTAAATCCATCATCCATGATATTAACCAGCAGTTTCTGTATATCGATGAATGTATTCAACGTAACGAACTGGCGGCGGCAGGTGACCATATCAAGTCTACATTAAATACCATTGAAGGTGCGTACCAGCGGGTGAACTCCGGCAATCTGGTCATTGATGCTCTCGTTACGAATACCCTCGCTATGGGGCAGGCAAACGGGATCAAAATCGACACCAAAATCCAGCTCCACTCGCAGCATGTCCAGATTGATCGATACGATCTGTGTGTGGTGCTCGGTAACATGCTCGATAACGCAATTGAAGCTTCCAAGAAGGTCAGACAAGCGGAGGATCGATATATCCTCATTGCCATTCACTCCACATCATCTGCACTCGTTATCCAGATTATGAATCATGTTGGGCAACCGATCGTTGACTTGAAAAGTGAAAAGCCCAATCCCGAGTACCATGGGATCGGTCTAACCAATATATCGAGAATGTGCGAGAAATATGGTGGACATATGAGTATTGAGCATCAGCATCGGAAGTTTAACAACATGGTCGTGCTTCCGTTCCACACCGACAATCCCTGA
- a CDS encoding serine hydrolase domain-containing protein: MKKLISLLCTAVLVITPLADVRAEANNSGTIEARAEQIAKAMVQNYGVTSVQYAIMDEGEYILSDSVGQHDKASQKPIDKDSMYGIGSVSKMVVTAAAMKLVDSGKIDLDEPLTSYIKDFKMADARYTQITPRMLMNHSSGLYGTHYGNSMLFDDNDTRNHDELLLKLQSEKLKSKPGEYSVYANDGFQLLEILVERVSGLSYSEYIAKYISEPLKLESTKTPLDSFDRAQLSETYWPTLEMTMPTENANIIGTGGVYSTAEELSQFGEVLMGNRPDILSESAVKAMQSHEYRKGIWVSDEQNTINYGLGWDSVDLAPFSDYGITALAKGGDTMLYHAVLITIPEHDISMAVLSSGGSSVYNQMFASKVLLDVLADQGIIDNVQPDQTFSPPVKVKMPTELNSYSGLYGTVGATLDIAIKDGEMQLPALLGGIIPEQNYVYTGDEHFTSMDGSVKASFVKERNDKVYVKVQATITLPGLGQTVMNTYDYQKLEHNALDAATKEKWTARNGSKYYALDEKITSIFYLLPSMLIKNLSVDTENGYANGTQIMDANNAENVAEIPVMNGRDAFDLQFYTKNAAEILIQDGQEYIAEDAITPIFGGKKALTTIPANGQARWYEIDARSANKSITVVSPESGGYAVYDEKGEMVHFSVATNQESMKLPKSGFIVFGGDAGDVFQIQLK, encoded by the coding sequence ATGAAGAAATTAATTAGTCTTTTATGTACAGCGGTGCTGGTCATTACACCGCTGGCAGATGTCAGAGCAGAGGCGAATAACAGCGGTACGATTGAGGCACGGGCGGAGCAGATCGCCAAGGCGATGGTGCAAAACTACGGTGTCACCAGTGTGCAATATGCGATCATGGATGAAGGAGAATACATTTTATCAGATAGTGTAGGACAGCACGATAAGGCATCACAGAAGCCAATAGACAAGGATAGCATGTATGGCATAGGCTCGGTTAGCAAAATGGTTGTTACGGCAGCTGCCATGAAGCTGGTCGATTCCGGCAAAATAGATCTGGATGAGCCGCTTACTTCGTATATCAAGGACTTTAAAATGGCAGATGCACGCTATACTCAAATCACACCGCGCATGTTGATGAATCATTCATCCGGTCTATACGGTACACATTATGGAAACAGCATGTTGTTTGACGATAATGACACCCGCAATCATGATGAGTTATTGCTCAAACTTCAGTCCGAAAAACTGAAATCCAAACCTGGCGAATACTCCGTCTACGCCAATGACGGTTTTCAATTGCTTGAAATCCTGGTTGAACGGGTGAGTGGGTTAAGCTACAGCGAATATATCGCCAAGTACATCAGTGAGCCGTTGAAGTTGGAATCAACGAAGACACCACTAGATTCCTTTGACAGAGCGCAGTTATCCGAAACCTATTGGCCTACACTTGAGATGACGATGCCTACCGAAAATGCAAACATTATCGGCACAGGCGGAGTGTACTCTACCGCAGAAGAATTGAGTCAATTCGGAGAGGTTTTAATGGGGAACAGACCGGATATTCTGTCCGAATCTGCTGTGAAGGCTATGCAATCTCATGAATATCGGAAGGGCATATGGGTATCTGATGAGCAAAATACGATCAATTATGGCTTGGGGTGGGATTCGGTTGACCTTGCACCTTTCAGCGATTATGGGATTACCGCGCTTGCCAAGGGCGGAGATACCATGTTGTACCATGCCGTGTTAATCACCATACCCGAACATGATATTTCAATGGCGGTCCTATCATCTGGCGGATCTTCCGTCTACAATCAGATGTTTGCTAGCAAAGTGCTGCTGGACGTTCTGGCGGATCAAGGCATCATTGATAATGTTCAACCTGATCAGACATTCTCACCACCTGTCAAAGTGAAAATGCCGACGGAGTTGAATTCGTACTCAGGCCTATATGGTACGGTAGGTGCTACACTGGATATAGCGATCAAGGATGGTGAGATGCAACTGCCTGCCTTGCTGGGAGGAATCATTCCGGAGCAGAACTATGTGTATACAGGCGATGAACATTTTACGAGTATGGATGGCAGTGTGAAAGCCAGCTTTGTAAAAGAACGTAATGACAAGGTGTATGTTAAAGTTCAGGCGACAATAACGTTGCCCGGTTTAGGCCAAACGGTGATGAACACGTATGATTATCAAAAGTTGGAGCATAACGCGCTGGACGCAGCAACGAAAGAGAAATGGACAGCACGTAACGGCTCAAAATATTACGCATTGGATGAAAAAATAACGTCGATCTTCTATCTGCTTCCATCGATGCTGATCAAGAATCTATCCGTTGATACCGAAAATGGCTACGCTAATGGCACGCAAATCATGGATGCGAACAACGCAGAGAATGTTGCCGAGATTCCTGTAATGAACGGAAGAGACGCATTCGATCTGCAATTCTATACAAAGAATGCCGCAGAGATTTTGATTCAGGATGGGCAGGAATACATTGCAGAGGATGCCATTACTCCGATCTTTGGTGGGAAAAAGGCACTCACGACCATTCCGGCTAACGGTCAGGCCCGGTGGTATGAGATCGACGCGCGTTCGGCTAACAAATCCATCACGGTGGTTTCTCCTGAGAGCGGAGGTTATGCGGTGTATGATGAGAAAGGCGAGATGGTTCACTTCTCTGTAGCAACCAATCAGGAGTCGATGAAGCTCCCGAAAAGTGGTTTTATCGTTTTTGGTGGTGATGCCGGGGATGTCTTCCAAATCCAATTAAAGTAA
- a CDS encoding PQQ-binding-like beta-propeller repeat protein, which produces MINIRKRQMNKRWKRRAGRPIIAGITAGMLMVQGVLGVLPSQAHAETSDVSIRNWYSYQRITVPELKPSWTAKVDNYLNMNETYAGVNAIAEEGKVFTFAGSKLIALDATTGKRLWTYGKELTPYITYQSGVLYGLTIDHKPYALNAKTGKAKWQSGTSTWIDTYNRTEALIPTLDTLYVIKGSTTFALDIQSGKLRWEADEPLGEGNGTEYLRESNGVVLRTFFVQGALTSLQLNAYDKKTGKKLWGHFGQGEAIQIKDGLVYSADYYSSMLGNDESSPERKWKVNAYNLKTGVLKGSQEYKWTIEGDPPYVNGYGGIFSDKDKLYILQGNTIAEYPLNLTKSGTAPLRTFHRPYGENMVWLGVTQERLIFKNGNTGELTGIKLANGQEVQWQGDAPVSQIDVYGKSMYRAQRNGTLLALNMLSGQPVFRVSTGGDIHNTTLKTNGMMIIQTEGKLIGVKLPASLK; this is translated from the coding sequence ATGATCAATATACGTAAACGTCAAATGAATAAGCGTTGGAAAAGAAGAGCAGGAAGACCCATCATTGCAGGCATTACTGCCGGAATGCTAATGGTTCAGGGCGTTCTCGGCGTGTTGCCATCTCAGGCACATGCTGAAACATCGGATGTATCCATCCGTAACTGGTATTCGTATCAACGAATCACTGTACCTGAACTGAAACCTTCTTGGACAGCGAAAGTAGATAACTATTTGAATATGAACGAGACATATGCTGGAGTTAATGCGATCGCAGAAGAAGGCAAAGTATTCACGTTTGCTGGATCGAAGCTGATTGCACTCGATGCGACAACAGGTAAACGGTTGTGGACTTACGGCAAAGAACTGACGCCTTATATTACCTATCAAAGCGGCGTTCTCTATGGACTGACCATTGATCACAAGCCATATGCCTTGAATGCAAAGACAGGCAAAGCAAAATGGCAGTCAGGCACATCCACCTGGATTGATACGTATAACCGTACGGAAGCTCTGATTCCAACGTTGGATACCCTCTACGTAATTAAGGGGAGTACAACGTTTGCACTGGATATCCAGTCAGGCAAACTGCGCTGGGAAGCAGATGAACCATTAGGTGAAGGTAATGGTACTGAGTATCTGAGAGAATCTAATGGTGTGGTGCTGAGAACCTTTTTTGTCCAAGGGGCACTTACATCCTTACAGCTTAATGCCTATGACAAGAAAACGGGCAAGAAGCTATGGGGTCATTTTGGTCAGGGGGAAGCTATTCAGATCAAAGACGGACTTGTATACTCAGCGGACTACTATTCTTCAATGTTGGGAAATGATGAGTCTTCACCAGAACGAAAATGGAAAGTCAATGCGTACAATCTGAAGACCGGTGTGTTAAAAGGAAGTCAGGAGTATAAGTGGACCATTGAGGGGGATCCACCGTATGTAAATGGGTATGGAGGGATATTTTCCGATAAAGACAAACTATACATTTTACAAGGGAATACGATAGCGGAGTATCCGTTGAATTTGACCAAGTCGGGAACCGCGCCACTTCGAACTTTTCACCGTCCTTACGGGGAAAATATGGTATGGCTTGGCGTTACACAGGAAAGGTTGATCTTCAAAAACGGAAACACGGGAGAACTTACAGGCATCAAGCTGGCTAATGGTCAAGAGGTCCAGTGGCAAGGTGATGCCCCCGTTTCTCAGATTGATGTTTACGGCAAAAGCATGTATCGAGCGCAACGTAACGGCACTCTGCTTGCCCTCAATATGTTGTCGGGTCAGCCGGTCTTCCGCGTCTCCACCGGTGGAGATATACACAACACAACGTTGAAGACAAACGGGATGATGATTATTCAGACCGAAGGCAAACTAATCGGCGTTAAGCTGCCAGCATCGCTGAAATAA
- a CDS encoding class I SAM-dependent methyltransferase, translating into MQFSVKQLFDKVAQDYDVQRKQLIPCFDDFYGMALDLMVSPLDSPRILDLGAGTGLLSGLVLQKYPNARLTLIDISDQMLEGARRRFADANQVQYVVGDYSNYDFTSSYDMIISSLSIHHLTHADKKKVFETVHQLLEPGGRFINADQVQGRTPDTDSYYRHCWLEAIHRSGLSEEAISASIERRKVDINATLEDQLEWLEDAGFRVADCMYKYLDFAVFYAQK; encoded by the coding sequence ATGCAATTCTCAGTAAAGCAGCTGTTTGATAAGGTAGCCCAAGATTATGATGTGCAGCGTAAGCAGCTTATCCCTTGTTTTGATGATTTTTATGGAATGGCCCTGGATCTAATGGTAAGCCCGCTTGATTCTCCACGTATTCTTGATCTGGGTGCAGGAACGGGACTGCTCTCCGGATTGGTCCTGCAAAAGTATCCCAACGCGCGATTAACGCTGATCGATATTAGTGATCAAATGCTCGAAGGAGCACGTCGAAGATTTGCTGATGCTAACCAAGTACAGTATGTCGTCGGGGATTACTCCAACTACGATTTTACCAGTTCCTACGATATGATTATTTCCTCCCTGTCTATTCACCATCTCACACACGCTGACAAGAAAAAGGTATTTGAAACTGTGCACCAGCTGTTAGAACCAGGTGGACGCTTCATCAACGCAGACCAGGTTCAGGGAAGAACCCCCGATACGGATAGCTATTACCGCCATTGCTGGCTAGAAGCGATTCATCGAAGCGGTCTGTCTGAGGAAGCCATCTCGGCTTCGATCGAAAGACGAAAGGTCGATATCAATGCCACGCTCGAGGATCAATTGGAGTGGTTAGAGGACGCAGGGTTTCGTGTAGCGGACTGCATGTACAAATACTTGGACTTTGCGGTGTTTTACGCGCAAAAATAA
- a CDS encoding SDR family NAD(P)-dependent oxidoreductase: MNRLTQENNFKTLQHKIGSGFNHNSTAQDVLRDLDLSGQLAIVTGGYSGLGLETTRALVNAGAHVVVTARRPAVAKEALAGLEGVEIDELDLADLSSVHAFADHFLASNRSIDMLILNAGIMACPETRVGPGWEAQFATNHLGHFALTNLLWPALASQGGARVVSLASAGHHFSPIRWDDIQFEHGYEKFPAYGQSKTATILFSVELDRRGAEQGVRAFSVHPGGIMTPLQRHMPKEEMIALGWIDESGEVANPAFKTPEQGAATQVWAATSPQLEGKGGVYCEDCDISELAPADGGFYGVKEYAIDPEQAIRLWELSAKLTHTDIGLS; the protein is encoded by the coding sequence ATGAACAGATTGACACAGGAGAATAATTTTAAAACTTTACAACATAAAATCGGCTCTGGCTTCAACCATAACAGCACAGCGCAGGATGTATTGAGAGATCTGGATTTATCCGGACAACTTGCCATTGTAACGGGTGGTTATTCCGGCCTTGGGTTGGAGACGACACGCGCGCTTGTGAATGCGGGAGCCCATGTTGTGGTGACTGCGCGTCGTCCAGCGGTCGCGAAAGAAGCACTTGCTGGTCTGGAAGGTGTTGAAATAGATGAATTGGACCTCGCTGATTTATCCAGCGTGCACGCTTTTGCTGATCATTTTTTGGCGAGTAATCGGAGCATCGACATGCTGATTCTTAACGCCGGCATCATGGCTTGTCCGGAGACGCGGGTAGGTCCTGGTTGGGAAGCTCAATTTGCAACTAATCATCTGGGCCACTTTGCCCTGACTAATCTGTTATGGCCAGCACTGGCAAGTCAGGGTGGAGCACGAGTTGTTTCCTTGGCATCAGCTGGACATCATTTCTCACCGATTCGTTGGGATGATATTCAATTTGAACATGGTTATGAGAAATTCCCTGCCTATGGACAGTCCAAAACAGCAACGATTTTATTCAGCGTTGAGTTGGACAGACGCGGTGCTGAGCAAGGGGTACGAGCTTTCTCCGTTCATCCAGGCGGAATTATGACACCACTGCAACGTCATATGCCAAAAGAGGAAATGATTGCGCTAGGTTGGATTGATGAATCTGGAGAAGTGGCTAATCCTGCGTTCAAAACACCTGAGCAGGGGGCAGCGACGCAGGTCTGGGCAGCAACCTCTCCTCAGCTTGAGGGAAAAGGCGGTGTCTACTGCGAGGATTGTGACATCAGTGAACTGGCTCCAGCGGATGGAGGCTTCTACGGAGTCAAAGAGTATGCGATTGATCCCGAGCAAGCTATTCGTTTATGGGAGCTATCGGCTAAGCTGACTCATACGGACATAGGACTCTCCTGA
- a CDS encoding methyl-accepting chemotaxis protein, giving the protein MKIKKKLGTVRNRLVASFLIVLLLPSLVIGGFAYLTAKQQVDTQLANMADTDISLVSSMVNQYIQAKQSDVGLLAESIASTNPETALKAYTNNHLEVESAIFVNSDGQHVYAFSSQIQPDNDKPLESEYYTKAIAAPGQVVLTEPFTSEQSGNTVVTIAKASSDSKSVVAVTLDLSTLQETVGQIKIGDNGFVVIFGANGSMIVTPPWGTEGPQGEEAETASATPVNAASNAEQDSPQGEGGPGTTMFEGDSGQIEQSSPEGETRQLVYITNQLTGWKIAGDRSPIEIVQAAKPIWNNTLIVISVFALLGIGMTILIVRSITKPLKTLNDVSGEVSRGDLSRSASIHSNDELGQLGDAFNLMVGSLNSIVSEVQNSSNQLVAASEQLSANAGQSATATGHIAETIEQMAEGAERQVTLVEESLRTIHHVAEQIGHIANNASATAIATEQVAEKSKEGGQAINGAVTQMGTIHHSVGRVSDGINHLVQTSLEIGQIIKVISDISRQTNLLALNASIEAARAGEHGKGFAVVAREVGALAEQAANSAKQVTTLIGSINEGIQHADQSMIEAIGEVSKGMNVMNTAGQLFEEITLSVDTVNSKASEVSTMADDIVQETSHVVAKIEDISHVSRETAEGAQTVSAATEQQLASMQEISSSSSYLARMASRLQELTERFKI; this is encoded by the coding sequence ATGAAAATCAAGAAAAAACTCGGTACAGTCAGGAACCGTCTGGTAGCCTCATTTTTAATCGTATTGTTGCTTCCCAGTCTGGTTATCGGAGGATTCGCCTATCTGACCGCCAAACAGCAAGTAGATACACAGCTCGCCAACATGGCCGACACGGACATATCGCTCGTTAGCAGCATGGTCAACCAATACATACAAGCTAAACAATCAGATGTGGGTCTCTTAGCCGAATCCATTGCATCGACGAATCCGGAAACCGCATTAAAAGCCTATACCAATAACCATTTGGAGGTCGAATCGGCGATCTTCGTTAACAGCGACGGACAACATGTGTACGCTTTTTCCAGTCAGATCCAGCCAGACAACGATAAACCTCTGGAGAGCGAATACTATACGAAGGCGATTGCCGCTCCAGGACAGGTTGTTCTGACAGAGCCGTTCACTTCGGAACAGTCGGGTAACACGGTAGTGACCATAGCGAAAGCGTCCAGTGACAGCAAGTCAGTCGTCGCCGTAACCCTGGATTTAAGCACTCTGCAAGAGACTGTAGGTCAGATCAAAATTGGAGATAACGGCTTTGTCGTCATTTTTGGCGCGAATGGCTCTATGATCGTAACTCCACCTTGGGGGACTGAAGGTCCACAGGGTGAGGAAGCGGAAACCGCTAGTGCAACACCGGTCAACGCTGCTTCCAATGCAGAACAAGACAGCCCTCAAGGTGAGGGAGGACCTGGGACAACGATGTTTGAGGGCGACTCCGGGCAAATTGAGCAAAGCTCTCCTGAAGGAGAAACACGCCAACTCGTCTATATTACCAATCAGCTTACGGGTTGGAAAATCGCAGGGGATCGCTCGCCGATCGAGATCGTGCAAGCAGCCAAACCCATCTGGAACAATACTTTGATAGTTATCTCCGTGTTTGCCCTGTTAGGTATAGGGATGACCATCTTGATCGTGCGTTCGATCACCAAACCGCTCAAAACATTGAATGATGTATCCGGGGAAGTCAGTCGGGGAGATTTGAGCCGAAGTGCATCCATCCATTCGAATGACGAACTGGGTCAGTTGGGTGATGCCTTCAACCTGATGGTCGGTTCCCTGAATTCCATTGTATCCGAAGTGCAAAATTCGTCTAATCAACTGGTCGCCGCTTCGGAACAGTTATCCGCTAATGCGGGACAAAGTGCTACGGCAACTGGACATATCGCTGAGACGATTGAACAGATGGCAGAAGGCGCCGAAAGACAGGTCACGCTGGTTGAAGAAAGCCTGCGTACCATTCATCATGTGGCGGAGCAAATCGGTCATATCGCCAATAACGCCTCAGCAACAGCTATAGCTACAGAACAGGTTGCGGAGAAATCCAAGGAAGGCGGACAGGCCATCAATGGCGCTGTAACACAAATGGGAACCATCCACCATTCCGTAGGCCGTGTGTCGGATGGCATTAACCATCTGGTTCAGACTTCGTTGGAGATCGGGCAAATCATCAAGGTGATCTCCGATATCTCCCGTCAGACCAATTTACTGGCTTTGAATGCGTCCATTGAGGCTGCACGGGCAGGTGAGCACGGCAAAGGTTTTGCCGTTGTAGCCAGAGAAGTAGGTGCACTCGCGGAGCAGGCAGCTAATTCAGCGAAGCAAGTCACTACACTAATTGGCAGCATCAATGAAGGAATCCAGCATGCGGATCAATCCATGATTGAGGCGATTGGTGAGGTTTCCAAAGGGATGAACGTCATGAATACGGCGGGCCAGCTCTTTGAAGAAATCACCTTGTCCGTGGATACGGTGAACAGCAAAGCCAGCGAAGTGTCCACGATGGCCGATGATATCGTTCAAGAAACCTCTCATGTGGTGGCGAAAATCGAGGACATTTCTCATGTTTCCCGGGAAACGGCGGAAGGAGCACAGACGGTATCTGCGGCAACTGAACAACAGCTTGCTTCAATGCAAGAGATCAGTTCATCTTCATCTTATCTGGCTCGCATGGCATCACGCCTTCAGGAACTCACGGAAAGGTTTAAAATCTAA
- the murB gene encoding UDP-N-acetylmuramate dehydrogenase, whose product MNIFEHQIPLEKVKFNEPLKNHTFIKIGGNADILIHPTTIDEITKIVEIANIHQLPLTVIGKGSNVIIKDGGIRGVTISLSHFDQIKVNEDSMIAQSGVDIIDVSRLALEHSLTGLEFACGIPGSTGGALYMNAGAYGGQIADVVERATVITKDGTVLEIPREEMRFGYRNSLFKMDHYIILEAEFGLKKGNKDDIAGKMKELTFLRESKQPLEYPSCGSVFKRPEGHFAGKLIQDCNLQGTRIGGAEISMKHAGFIVNVEHATAQDYMDLIQFIQKKVYDTFQVELETEVIFLGE is encoded by the coding sequence ATGAATATTTTTGAACATCAGATACCTTTGGAAAAAGTGAAATTCAATGAACCGTTAAAAAATCACACGTTTATTAAAATTGGTGGTAACGCAGATATTCTCATCCATCCAACAACGATAGACGAAATCACAAAAATCGTAGAGATTGCCAACATACATCAATTGCCTCTGACGGTTATTGGCAAAGGGTCGAACGTCATCATTAAAGATGGCGGCATCCGGGGAGTAACGATTTCTCTTAGCCACTTCGATCAAATTAAAGTGAATGAGGACAGCATGATTGCGCAAAGCGGCGTTGATATCATTGATGTATCCAGACTTGCTTTGGAGCACAGCTTGACCGGTTTGGAGTTTGCTTGTGGCATTCCCGGCAGCACGGGGGGCGCACTGTACATGAATGCCGGTGCTTATGGCGGTCAGATCGCTGATGTAGTTGAACGTGCAACTGTGATCACCAAAGACGGCACAGTGTTGGAGATCCCACGAGAAGAGATGAGGTTTGGTTATCGAAATAGTCTCTTCAAGATGGATCACTATATCATACTGGAGGCCGAATTCGGGCTCAAAAAAGGAAACAAGGATGATATTGCAGGTAAAATGAAGGAATTAACGTTCCTGAGAGAATCCAAGCAGCCGCTGGAGTACCCTTCTTGTGGAAGTGTATTTAAACGACCCGAAGGACATTTTGCCGGAAAACTGATTCAGGATTGCAACTTGCAGGGCACTCGCATTGGAGGCGCTGAAATCTCCATGAAGCATGCTGGTTTTATCGTAAATGTGGAGCACGCTACTGCCCAGGATTATATGGATCTGATCCAATTTATTCAGAAGAAAGTATATGATACGTTCCAGGTTGAATTGGAAACCGAAGTAATTTTTCTGGGAGAATAA